In the genome of Bacteroidales bacterium, one region contains:
- a CDS encoding sigma-54-dependent Fis family transcriptional regulator — translation MDIQTIKQRFGIIGNSPALERGIDIARQVAPTDITVLISGESGVGKESFPQIIHQLSARKHGPYIAVNCGAIPEGTIDSELFGHEKGSFTGALEARKGYFEVANGGTIFLDEVADLPLSTQVRLLRVLETGEFIKVGSSKVQKTDVRIVAASNIDIPNAIEEGRFRQDLYYRLNTVPIHVPPLRERKEDIILLFRKFATDFAEKYRMPMLEPDEEARQILMNYRWMGNIRQLKNLVEQISIIEQFRIITGAILRKYLPETMNRELPVVYHENQGKGDFSERELMYKILFDMRRDINELKKMILDVAGPEALSTQLHSSVNSSLDQLYHEMDTSQPETGHAIVHQPQPAEVDEPFAPSFVLEESLSLQQKEMDMIKRALEKYAGKRRNAARELGISERTLYRKIKEYGIKG, via the coding sequence ATGGATATTCAGACTATTAAACAGAGATTTGGAATCATTGGAAATTCACCTGCACTTGAAAGGGGTATAGATATAGCCCGTCAGGTAGCTCCTACAGATATAACAGTCTTAATTTCAGGGGAGAGTGGGGTTGGGAAAGAATCCTTTCCCCAGATCATTCATCAGCTGAGTGCCCGGAAACATGGCCCTTATATTGCTGTAAACTGTGGTGCGATACCGGAGGGTACAATAGATTCTGAGCTCTTCGGACATGAAAAAGGTTCTTTTACAGGGGCTCTGGAGGCAAGGAAAGGATATTTTGAAGTTGCAAATGGTGGCACCATATTCCTGGATGAAGTTGCGGATCTGCCTTTATCTACACAGGTGCGATTGTTACGGGTGCTTGAAACCGGTGAATTCATCAAGGTGGGATCCTCGAAAGTGCAGAAAACTGATGTCAGAATTGTTGCAGCCAGCAACATCGATATCCCGAATGCCATTGAAGAAGGACGTTTCAGGCAAGATCTTTATTATCGGTTGAATACGGTACCCATTCATGTTCCTCCTTTAAGGGAGCGCAAGGAAGACATTATTTTATTGTTCAGAAAATTTGCCACTGATTTTGCAGAGAAATACCGCATGCCTATGCTTGAACCTGATGAAGAAGCAAGGCAGATACTGATGAATTACCGGTGGATGGGGAACATCAGGCAATTAAAAAACCTGGTAGAGCAGATTTCTATCATTGAGCAATTCCGAATAATTACAGGTGCTATCCTGAGAAAATATCTCCCTGAAACTATGAATAGGGAGCTACCGGTGGTATATCATGAAAACCAGGGGAAGGGAGACTTCTCTGAACGGGAGCTTATGTATAAGATCTTGTTTGATATGCGACGTGATATTAATGAACTGAAGAAAATGATTCTTGATGTTGCCGGACCGGAAGCATTAAGCACACAGCTGCATTCTTCAGTAAACAGTTCCCTGGACCAATTGTATCATGAAATGGATACTTCACAACCGGAAACCGGGCATGCAATTGTACATCAGCCACAGCCGGCAGAAGTTGATGAACCTTTTGCTCCCTCATTCGTCCTGGAGGAATCACTTTCCTTGCAACAAAAGGAGATGGATATGATTAAGAGGGCACTTGAAAAATATGCGGGAAAACGCAGGAATGCTGCCAGAGAATTGGGTATTTCAGAAAGAACCTTGTATAGAAAGATCAAGGAGTATGGGATTAAGGGGTAA
- a CDS encoding T9SS type A sorting domain-containing protein, translating into MKTFLLSFICSLFILAATGQDRIPLNAALENAPAQKPRFVQSGQNPISDVIYKSPSLISFPEALIGGTIYDLQSNGSTPFGRVLMFDDGTMGAVWTRGMSPTAYSDRGTGYNYYDGSSWSDEPFERIETVRTGWPSLAQLGSNGEVVLAHGASGGLVMSRRSPKGSGSWTQSTLPLPSGVNTTWWSRMVTGGTDKNTIHALVLTLPTANGGLVYQDQDGALLYYRSLDGGDNWNEQGIIIDGLGSAYYTNFTADTYTWVEPQGDHLAFIVSDTWSDLIVMESEDNGTTWQKTIVWEHPYPHWNGEVTDTIYCPDGSAHGAFDKNGKLHLVFGVNREMSDGSATSWFPFVDGVAYWNEDMPAWTGGDQLHCLDPDLLYQSGHLVGWMQDIDGNNSIDLVGNTVEAIAKYYLSPSSFPQIAFDQENNAVLIYSSITEGFDNGAQDYRHIWARASSDNGNSWGQFLDVTDDPVHMFDECVFPVISAGSAEDWYFLYQYDNEPGLAIRGDEDSPTDNYLSFYYLSKIINRINDPAIEKAAVSQSYPNPASTQAYIDVTLPHAGFVNVQVSSLSGVLISSTNHQDLTPGIHHLSIDTKQIPSGVYFIHLYYNDQVITKKLIIQH; encoded by the coding sequence ATGAAAACGTTTCTACTGAGTTTCATCTGTTCCCTGTTTATTTTGGCAGCAACAGGTCAGGATCGGATTCCCTTGAATGCTGCATTGGAAAATGCCCCTGCACAAAAACCCCGGTTTGTGCAATCAGGGCAGAATCCAATCAGTGATGTGATCTATAAATCACCTTCACTTATTTCTTTCCCTGAAGCCTTAATCGGTGGCACTATATACGACCTTCAGTCCAATGGCTCAACACCCTTTGGCCGGGTTCTTATGTTTGATGATGGTACTATGGGAGCTGTCTGGACCCGTGGAATGAGCCCTACTGCATATTCCGACCGGGGTACAGGATATAATTATTATGATGGATCTTCATGGAGCGATGAGCCCTTCGAACGCATTGAGACTGTAAGAACCGGATGGCCGTCATTAGCTCAACTGGGCAGCAATGGCGAAGTGGTGCTTGCGCATGGTGCATCTGGTGGTCTTGTAATGAGCAGGCGCTCACCTAAAGGTTCGGGCAGCTGGACACAATCTACCCTTCCACTGCCATCAGGAGTGAATACTACCTGGTGGTCGAGGATGGTGACCGGTGGTACAGATAAGAACACTATTCATGCGCTCGTACTCACATTGCCAACAGCCAATGGAGGATTAGTATACCAGGACCAGGATGGAGCTTTGCTTTATTATCGTTCGTTGGATGGTGGTGATAACTGGAATGAACAAGGTATTATTATCGATGGTTTAGGGTCAGCCTATTATACGAATTTTACTGCCGATACTTACACCTGGGTGGAGCCACAGGGTGACCACCTTGCTTTTATTGTCAGTGACACCTGGAGCGATTTAATTGTTATGGAATCGGAAGATAACGGTACAACCTGGCAAAAGACCATTGTTTGGGAGCATCCGTATCCTCATTGGAACGGAGAAGTTACAGATACGATTTATTGTCCGGATGGGTCTGCACATGGTGCATTTGACAAAAATGGAAAGCTACATCTTGTATTTGGGGTTAATAGGGAGATGAGTGATGGCTCAGCCACTTCATGGTTTCCCTTTGTCGATGGTGTCGCATACTGGAATGAGGATATGCCAGCCTGGACAGGAGGAGATCAGCTTCATTGTCTTGATCCGGATTTATTATACCAAAGTGGCCACCTTGTTGGATGGATGCAGGACATAGATGGAAATAATTCAATTGACCTTGTAGGTAATACTGTTGAAGCCATTGCCAAGTATTACCTGAGCCCTTCCAGTTTCCCGCAGATTGCTTTTGACCAGGAAAACAATGCAGTTCTTATTTATTCTTCTATTACTGAAGGGTTTGACAATGGTGCCCAGGATTACAGGCATATTTGGGCCAGGGCATCAAGTGATAATGGTAATAGTTGGGGTCAATTCCTGGATGTTACCGATGACCCTGTACATATGTTTGATGAATGTGTTTTTCCGGTGATTTCAGCCGGTTCAGCAGAAGATTGGTATTTCCTGTATCAATATGATAATGAACCTGGCCTTGCCATAAGAGGTGACGAGGATTCCCCAACTGACAATTACCTGAGTTTTTATTACTTGTCAAAGATCATTAATCGTATAAATGATCCGGCCATTGAAAAAGCTGCTGTATCACAATCCTATCCCAATCCAGCATCCACTCAGGCCTATATCGATGTTACACTTCCACATGCCGGTTTTGTGAACGTTCAAGTATCATCTTTATCCGGAGTCCTTATATCCAGCACAAATCATCAGGATCTTACACCGGGCATTCATCACCTGTCTATTGATACAAAACAAATTCCTTCAGGAGTTTATTTCATTCATCTTTATTATAATGATCAAGTGATTACGAAGAAACTCATTATTCAGCATTAA
- a CDS encoding T9SS type A sorting domain-containing protein has translation MRHHHYGLCIELLKEPVTGLNQPSYPPAGASGIEWPRMVSSGDNRNTLHVISLTGPTANGGTVFNGQDGAIVYTRSTNMGLAWSTPVVLPGLGSDYYRSFSSDVYEFAEPQGNNLAFAIVDNSNDMILMRSSDNGETWQKKVLWEHPYPMLDPATMATDTLYAPDGCVSLSFDNTGKLHVVFGVYRMMFLGDGTYTYWPGLSGIMHWSDDMPAFTGGDQKNILDPDLLDAQGIQIGYYNIDWNGDGELNYLDGDDFYGNYGCGWASMPQIAFDENNYAILIYSSLIENFDNGIQNYRHIWCRASSDNGATWGPVIDISDDPIHMFDECIFPSVSSGSDAENWYFTYMIDNEPGLAVQGDEDPPSDNYYNFYHLSKIFNGVNESPAETKVSVSQNYPNPVVDETFINISLSSAAKVRLTLYNTDGQRIKDINYGELPLGLNTLGISIPEIDTGIYFYKIHAGNEILTGKLAVK, from the coding sequence ATGCGACATCACCATTATGGTTTATGTATCGAACTTTTAAAGGAACCGGTAACTGGACTGAATCAACCATCATATCCTCCGGCAGGTGCCAGCGGGATTGAGTGGCCAAGGATGGTAAGCAGTGGTGATAACCGTAACACTCTTCATGTTATTTCACTTACCGGACCTACTGCCAATGGTGGCACTGTATTTAATGGCCAGGATGGTGCAATTGTTTATACCCGGTCTACCAACATGGGTTTAGCCTGGTCGACACCGGTAGTGCTTCCGGGGCTGGGTTCCGACTATTACCGTTCATTTAGCAGTGATGTGTATGAATTTGCTGAACCTCAGGGTAATAATTTGGCATTTGCAATTGTTGACAACTCAAATGACATGATTCTGATGCGTTCCTCTGATAATGGAGAGACCTGGCAGAAGAAGGTTTTATGGGAGCATCCTTATCCAATGCTTGACCCTGCGACAATGGCAACTGATACCCTGTATGCACCTGATGGATGCGTTTCACTGTCATTCGACAATACCGGTAAGCTTCATGTTGTTTTTGGGGTTTACCGTATGATGTTTCTTGGTGATGGAACATATACCTATTGGCCGGGACTTTCAGGTATTATGCATTGGTCTGATGATATGCCTGCTTTCACAGGGGGTGACCAGAAAAATATACTGGATCCTGATTTGCTTGATGCTCAAGGAATTCAGATTGGGTATTACAATATCGACTGGAATGGTGATGGAGAGTTAAATTACCTGGATGGAGATGATTTTTATGGAAATTATGGATGTGGTTGGGCGAGTATGCCTCAAATAGCCTTTGATGAAAACAATTATGCCATCCTTATATACTCATCGTTAATTGAAAATTTTGACAACGGGATTCAGAATTACAGGCATATCTGGTGCAGGGCTTCCAGTGACAATGGTGCCACCTGGGGGCCTGTAATTGATATAAGTGACGACCCGATTCACATGTTTGATGAATGTATTTTCCCATCAGTGAGTTCAGGGTCGGATGCAGAAAACTGGTATTTTACCTACATGATTGACAATGAGCCAGGGCTTGCTGTGCAGGGAGATGAGGACCCACCCAGTGATAACTATTATAATTTTTACCATTTGTCGAAGATTTTCAATGGGGTAAATGAATCACCGGCAGAAACCAAAGTATCAGTGAGTCAGAATTATCCTAATCCTGTTGTGGATGAAACATTTATCAATATCAGCCTTTCCTCTGCGGCAAAAGTCAGGCTTACGCTTTATAATACTGACGGGCAGCGAATCAAAGATATCAATTACGGAGAATTGCCTCTAGGGTTAAACACGTTAGGAATCAGTATTCCTGAAATTGATACTGGAATTTATTTCTATAAAATCCATGCAGGGAATGAAATTTTAACAGGTAAACTGGCTGTAAAATAG
- a CDS encoding T9SS type A sorting domain-containing protein: MDKGYRPYRSYADRGTGYNYYDGTTWGADPTGRVETVRAGWPSLAKCGPDGEAFVSHRSGTTALRFNKRATKGTGAWTESEIPTPAGASGLLWPRMVSSGADHNTLHIIALTAPTGNGGTVFNGQDGAMVYTRSTDAGATWSTPAVLPGLGATDYVAFGGDSYNFGEPMGDNIAFTLCDNSNDLIVMRSSDNGVTWTKTVVWEHPYPMLDPATTATDTLYAPDAAAALAFDMNGKLHMAFGVYRLYFTGAGSYSYYPGLSNIVYWNEDQPTFTGGDQMNILNPDSTYEQGVEIGTYLIDWDGNGELNYIDPFDYGDYGLAWASMPQLAFDENNYGIFVYSVLAENFDNGTQQYRHLWARASSDNGANWGVINELSDDPIHMFDECVFPSIAAGSDDVAWYFTYQLDNEPGLAVRGDEDPAGDNYINFYHLSKLLNQVGEPGAADKFAVSANYPNPVDGLTTIDVTLTKAAPVAVTLTGITGQVINTTNYGTQAAGLNKLVINASNLSSGIYFYTVTVGQQKVTRKMIVK, encoded by the coding sequence ATGGACAAGGGGTACAGGCCCTACCGTTCATATGCAGATCGCGGAACCGGTTACAATTATTATGATGGAACCACCTGGGGTGCTGATCCAACCGGCAGGGTTGAAACAGTAAGGGCCGGATGGCCTTCACTTGCAAAATGTGGCCCTGATGGTGAAGCTTTTGTTTCACACAGAAGCGGAACTACTGCACTGCGTTTCAACAAAAGGGCAACCAAAGGCACCGGTGCATGGACTGAATCAGAAATTCCTACTCCAGCCGGAGCATCAGGACTTCTTTGGCCTCGTATGGTTAGTTCAGGAGCTGATCACAACACACTTCATATCATAGCTCTTACCGCTCCAACAGGCAATGGCGGAACTGTTTTCAATGGACAAGATGGTGCAATGGTTTACACCCGTTCTACTGATGCAGGTGCTACCTGGTCAACTCCTGCTGTTTTACCTGGTTTAGGTGCCACAGATTATGTTGCTTTTGGTGGGGATTCCTATAATTTTGGTGAGCCAATGGGTGATAACATTGCCTTTACGCTTTGTGATAACTCCAATGACCTTATCGTAATGCGTTCTTCAGATAATGGTGTAACCTGGACCAAGACCGTTGTTTGGGAACATCCTTATCCAATGCTCGATCCTGCTACCACAGCTACTGATACTCTATATGCACCGGATGCTGCAGCAGCACTTGCTTTTGATATGAATGGAAAGCTTCATATGGCTTTTGGTGTTTATCGCCTTTATTTTACAGGTGCTGGTAGTTATTCCTACTATCCAGGTTTATCGAACATCGTTTATTGGAATGAAGATCAACCTACTTTCACTGGCGGTGATCAGATGAATATCCTCAATCCTGATTCTACTTACGAGCAGGGTGTAGAAATTGGAACTTACCTGATTGACTGGGATGGAAATGGTGAGTTGAATTACATTGATCCTTTTGATTATGGTGATTATGGACTTGCTTGGGCCAGTATGCCTCAGTTGGCATTTGATGAAAATAACTACGGTATTTTCGTTTATTCAGTGTTAGCTGAAAACTTTGATAATGGAACTCAGCAATATCGTCACTTATGGGCTCGTGCATCAAGCGACAACGGTGCTAACTGGGGTGTGATCAATGAACTTTCAGATGATCCTATCCATATGTTTGACGAATGTGTATTCCCATCGATAGCTGCCGGTTCTGATGATGTAGCATGGTATTTTACCTATCAGCTTGATAATGAGCCAGGACTTGCAGTTCGTGGCGATGAAGATCCAGCCGGTGACAACTACATCAATTTCTACCATCTTTCAAAACTTCTCAACCAGGTTGGTGAGCCTGGTGCAGCTGATAAATTTGCTGTTTCTGCCAACTATCCTAACCCAGTTGACGGACTTACCACTATTGATGTTACCCTTACAAAAGCTGCTCCTGTAGCTGTAACCCTTACTGGTATTACCGGACAGGTTATCAATACCACTAATTATGGTACACAGGCTGCCGGTTTAAATAAACTCGTTATCAATGCTTCCAACCTCAGCAGTGGAATTTACTTCTATACTGTAACTGTTGGTCAGCAGAAAGTTACAAGGAAAATGATTGTTAAATAG
- a CDS encoding GDP-mannose dehydrogenase, which produces MADLIKYSISPTGEQFAIPKPSEFPAEKQRIFNLVEEARAKEMEIVVVMGVGFVGAVMAAIVADTCDKDGKPSKFVIGCQRPSQRSYWKIPMLNKGVSPVKAEDPEVDRIIERCVIQKKTLTASFNSDVLEFADVVVVDVQCDFAKQDLGYMKSGEADMAALEATLKTIGEKIPAHCLTLIETTVAPGTTEFVAWPILKKAFAKRGIKSVPLLAHSFERVMPGKEYVSSIRDFWRVCSGCDADARKKVEKFLHEVLNTKDFPLTVMDRPIESETTKIVENSYRATILAYLNEWSIFAERNGVDLIKVINAIKMRPTHSNMIFPGPGVGGYCLPKDGGLGYWAYRHILGFEDGDEIFKITPTAIDINDTRALHVAELTRDALRNMARYIAGADVVLCGASYRQDVGDTRYSGSEMVVRKLTEMGAEIRIHDPYVDHWYELESQDDYPAPGHSWSRFFRNQEHLTESRVEKDLPAVLKGAEALILAVPHKEYLGLNPDDIVKWVGQPLAIIDCFGILSDQAIRRYFELGCEVKALGRGHIQRIKNEVKQG; this is translated from the coding sequence ATGGCAGATCTAATTAAATATTCAATAAGTCCAACAGGGGAGCAGTTTGCAATTCCCAAACCTTCGGAATTTCCGGCTGAGAAGCAGCGAATTTTTAATTTGGTTGAAGAAGCCAGGGCGAAAGAAATGGAGATTGTTGTTGTGATGGGGGTTGGTTTTGTTGGTGCTGTTATGGCAGCAATTGTAGCTGATACCTGTGATAAGGATGGTAAGCCTTCGAAGTTTGTGATAGGTTGTCAACGACCCAGCCAACGAAGTTATTGGAAGATCCCCATGCTTAACAAGGGAGTATCTCCGGTGAAAGCTGAGGATCCGGAAGTGGATAGGATTATTGAGCGATGTGTTATTCAGAAGAAGACCCTTACGGCCTCTTTTAACAGTGATGTTTTGGAATTTGCTGATGTCGTAGTAGTAGATGTGCAGTGCGATTTTGCAAAACAGGATCTGGGTTACATGAAATCGGGTGAGGCTGATATGGCAGCGTTGGAAGCTACTTTAAAAACAATAGGCGAAAAGATACCGGCCCATTGTCTTACCTTGATTGAAACAACTGTAGCTCCAGGTACTACTGAGTTTGTTGCGTGGCCAATATTGAAAAAGGCCTTTGCAAAGCGGGGAATTAAATCTGTTCCTTTGTTAGCTCATAGTTTTGAGCGTGTTATGCCCGGGAAAGAATATGTTTCCAGCATCCGTGATTTCTGGAGAGTTTGTTCAGGCTGCGATGCCGACGCCCGCAAGAAGGTAGAGAAGTTCCTTCATGAAGTACTGAATACTAAGGACTTCCCTTTGACAGTGATGGATCGCCCCATTGAATCAGAGACTACCAAAATTGTAGAGAATTCATACAGGGCCACTATTTTGGCTTACCTCAATGAATGGAGTATTTTCGCTGAACGTAATGGTGTTGACCTGATCAAGGTAATCAATGCTATTAAAATGCGTCCGACGCATAGTAATATGATTTTTCCCGGACCCGGGGTTGGAGGTTACTGTCTGCCAAAAGATGGAGGATTAGGATATTGGGCATATCGACATATTTTGGGTTTTGAAGATGGAGATGAAATATTCAAAATCACGCCAACAGCAATTGACATTAATGATACAAGGGCTTTACATGTAGCAGAACTGACCAGGGATGCTTTACGGAATATGGCTCGTTATATAGCAGGTGCTGATGTGGTACTTTGTGGTGCCAGTTACAGGCAGGATGTGGGTGATACCCGATATAGCGGGAGTGAGATGGTAGTAAGGAAGTTAACTGAGATGGGCGCTGAAATCCGTATTCATGATCCTTATGTTGATCATTGGTATGAGTTGGAGTCGCAGGATGATTATCCGGCACCCGGGCATTCATGGAGTCGTTTTTTCAGGAATCAGGAGCATCTGACTGAAAGCAGGGTTGAAAAAGATCTCCCGGCTGTTCTGAAAGGTGCTGAAGCCTTGATTCTCGCCGTTCCGCATAAAGAATACCTGGGTCTAAATCCAGATGATATTGTGAAATGGGTAGGTCAGCCTTTAGCAATCATTGATTGCTTTGGTATTCTTTCAGATCAGGCTATCAGGCGTTATTTTGAACTTGGTTGTGAAGTAAAGGCTCTGGGACGGGGACATATTCAGAGGATTAAGAATGAGGTGAAGCAAGGATAA
- a CDS encoding SH3 domain-containing protein has product METKFGFTLMAASEFGPWLKQQSISRAINVIQIHHTWLPNYGNFNGNNHFEKLQGMKASHLARGFSEIAQNITIFPDGKVGIGRSLNTVPAGIYGQNGKGICIENLGDFDLGKDQMTPAHRDAIINVTAHLCNKFGLVPDVNSVVYHHWYDLKTGQRTNGSGNTKTCPGTGFFGGNTVAAAQQNFIPLVVTAFDSIKKPEVVSQETFTHGIVISNGALNIRKGPGVSYDKAGSLNSGASVKIFEEKPEWYRIDKDAWVSSRFISKVQLGEINVDSAGVYAGPGGTFNLLNTLATGDEVMVHTISNGWSRIDFIDKWVKSSLITIK; this is encoded by the coding sequence ATGGAAACAAAATTTGGTTTTACATTAATGGCTGCATCAGAGTTCGGTCCCTGGCTCAAGCAGCAGAGCATAAGCAGAGCAATCAATGTTATCCAGATTCACCATACCTGGTTGCCTAATTATGGAAATTTTAACGGAAACAATCATTTTGAAAAGTTACAAGGTATGAAAGCTTCTCATCTGGCGAGGGGCTTTAGTGAAATAGCTCAGAATATTACTATTTTCCCGGATGGTAAAGTAGGTATTGGCCGATCACTTAATACGGTGCCGGCAGGAATTTATGGCCAGAATGGCAAGGGCATTTGTATTGAGAACCTAGGGGATTTTGACCTTGGGAAAGACCAGATGACACCTGCACACAGAGATGCAATTATCAATGTAACTGCTCATTTATGCAACAAATTTGGATTGGTTCCTGATGTTAATTCAGTAGTTTACCATCATTGGTATGATTTAAAGACAGGCCAGCGCACAAATGGAAGCGGGAACACAAAGACTTGTCCGGGTACAGGATTTTTTGGTGGTAACACAGTTGCTGCCGCCCAGCAGAATTTTATTCCATTAGTAGTAACCGCTTTTGACTCAATTAAGAAACCGGAAGTTGTTAGCCAGGAAACTTTTACTCATGGAATTGTGATTTCAAATGGAGCACTGAACATAAGAAAAGGCCCGGGTGTCTCCTATGACAAAGCTGGATCACTAAACTCCGGTGCTTCGGTTAAGATTTTTGAAGAAAAACCTGAATGGTATCGGATAGATAAAGATGCATGGGTTTCTTCAAGATTTATCAGTAAAGTTCAGCTCGGGGAGATCAATGTAGATTCTGCAGGAGTATATGCTGGTCCGGGTGGGACCTTCAACCTGCTTAATACCCTTGCTACCGGGGATGAAGTTATGGTGCACACCATTTCCAATGGATGGAGCAGGATCGATTTTATCGATAAATGGGTGAAATCATCACTGATTACTATAAAATAG
- a CDS encoding T9SS type A sorting domain-containing protein, giving the protein MKRTLLLLFSFLAAWGFAQEKATVPAAVKNYMVTDACNKGIKESQNPSQTVIPYQATRYELATETQVGMTVYDLQSNSGSPSGRTYLYPDGFLATVWTRGMTPASYSERGTGYNYFDGTQWGPEPTARIETQRTGWPGYAPCGNGEIVAAHHNTAGLVVSKRAARGTGAWIQSILAGPAAAVDISWPRIVSTGANHDTIHILASTYSAYEGQDLALLYYRSNDQGATWDIQHYIDPAMNSTAYYGFSGDSYVFAEPFGNNLAFLVADSKNDLFIMKSADAGDTWTKTVVWEHPYPMLNVATTATDTLYAPDGAAHMSFDKQGKLHVVFGVYRVLFNGDNTYSYWPGLSGIAYWNEDQPTFTGGDQMNILNPDLLDVNGSLIGYYNIDWDGNGSLDILDDYGNYGLAFGTMPQIAFDDNNNAILIYSSIIEGFDNGSQQYRHIFARASSDNAQTWGQIVDLTNDPIHIFDECVFPVIAQTGDGENWYFAYQYDNEPGLAIQGDEDTPTDNFISMFSVSTLLNEVKELNKPSVVVVSNTYPNPSQGVTRFDLNLEKSFNVSYSVTSISGQQLLSSNLGMISAGRHTLQLDNKSLSSGIYFLNVKVGEKTYTNKLIVE; this is encoded by the coding sequence ATGAAAAGAACCTTACTCCTTTTGTTCTCATTTTTAGCTGCCTGGGGATTTGCCCAGGAGAAGGCAACAGTACCTGCTGCCGTTAAGAATTATATGGTTACTGATGCATGTAATAAAGGCATCAAGGAATCGCAGAACCCCAGTCAGACGGTTATTCCTTACCAGGCAACCCGTTATGAACTGGCTACAGAAACCCAGGTTGGAATGACTGTGTATGATTTGCAGTCGAATTCGGGATCACCTTCCGGCAGAACTTACCTGTATCCTGATGGATTCCTGGCAACTGTCTGGACCCGGGGTATGACACCTGCCAGTTATTCAGAAAGAGGTACCGGTTATAATTATTTTGATGGTACACAATGGGGCCCTGAGCCAACAGCAAGGATTGAAACACAGCGTACCGGATGGCCGGGATATGCTCCATGCGGTAATGGTGAGATAGTAGCTGCCCATCATAACACTGCCGGCCTGGTTGTTTCAAAGCGGGCAGCAAGAGGAACCGGGGCATGGATTCAATCCATTTTAGCCGGACCTGCAGCTGCAGTTGATATCTCCTGGCCAAGAATTGTATCAACCGGTGCCAACCATGATACCATTCATATTCTTGCTTCCACCTATTCAGCTTACGAAGGTCAGGATCTGGCATTATTATACTATCGCTCAAATGATCAGGGTGCTACCTGGGATATTCAGCATTATATTGATCCTGCTATGAATTCGACAGCATATTATGGGTTTTCAGGTGACTCTTATGTTTTTGCTGAACCTTTCGGAAATAACTTAGCTTTCCTGGTTGCTGACAGTAAGAATGACCTTTTTATTATGAAATCGGCTGATGCCGGTGATACCTGGACAAAAACTGTTGTTTGGGAACATCCATATCCTATGTTAAATGTTGCCACTACTGCCACCGATACATTATATGCGCCGGATGGAGCTGCACATATGTCGTTTGACAAGCAAGGAAAGTTACATGTTGTTTTTGGAGTTTACAGGGTACTTTTCAATGGTGACAATACCTATAGTTACTGGCCGGGCCTTTCCGGAATTGCTTATTGGAATGAAGATCAGCCTACTTTCACAGGTGGTGACCAAATGAACATCCTTAATCCGGACCTTCTTGATGTTAATGGAAGCCTGATTGGTTATTATAACATTGACTGGGATGGAAATGGATCCCTGGATATCCTGGATGATTATGGCAATTATGGTTTAGCATTTGGAACTATGCCTCAAATTGCTTTTGATGACAACAACAATGCTATCCTGATTTATTCGAGCATTATTGAAGGATTTGACAATGGTTCTCAGCAGTACAGGCATATTTTTGCCAGGGCTTCCAGTGATAATGCGCAGACCTGGGGACAAATTGTTGACCTCACCAATGATCCTATCCATATTTTTGATGAATGCGTTTTCCCGGTAATAGCTCAAACCGGAGATGGTGAAAACTGGTATTTTGCCTATCAGTATGATAATGAACCTGGTTTAGCCATTCAAGGAGATGAAGATACACCTACTGACAACTTCATTAGTATGTTCAGTGTTTCAACTTTACTTAATGAAGTTAAGGAACTCAATAAACCATCTGTTGTTGTGGTTTCCAATACGTATCCCAATCCTTCACAGGGAGTTACCCGTTTTGACCTTAATCTTGAGAAGAGTTTTAATGTATCTTATTCTGTTACTTCTATTTCGGGGCAGCAATTGTTGTCAAGTAATTTAGGAATGATAAGTGCAGGACGACATACACTCCAACTCGACAATAAGAGCCTTTCTTCAGGTATCTATTTTCTGAATGTAAAGGTTGGGGAGAAAACTTATACCAATAAGCTAATTGTTGAGTAA